From a region of the Halolamina sp. CBA1230 genome:
- the pstB gene encoding phosphate ABC transporter ATP-binding protein PstB: protein MSETDTRYDTEQQLTTTGESTEEVREAWTEHEFAGDAKLAVEDLDVYYGDEQALQSVSLDVPDESVTALIGPSGCGKSTFLRCLNRMNDRISSARVDGSVTLDGEEIYSDGVNLVELRKRVGMVFQEPNPFPKSIRDNISYGPRKHGDLDTGLLARLLGRDGAEAEDELVERALRRAALWDEVNERLDDNALGLSGGQQQRLCIARCLAVDPDVILMDEPASALDPIATAKIEDLIEELAQEYAVVVVTHNMQQAARISDQTAVFLTGGELVEYGGTDQIFENPQSQRVEDYITGKFG from the coding sequence ATGAGTGAGACAGACACACGCTACGACACCGAACAGCAACTCACGACCACCGGCGAGAGCACCGAGGAGGTCCGCGAGGCGTGGACCGAGCACGAGTTCGCGGGCGACGCGAAGCTCGCCGTCGAGGACCTCGACGTCTACTACGGCGACGAGCAGGCGCTCCAGAGCGTCTCCCTCGACGTCCCCGACGAGTCGGTCACGGCGCTGATCGGCCCCTCGGGCTGCGGGAAGTCGACGTTCTTGCGGTGTCTGAACCGCATGAACGATCGCATCTCGAGCGCCCGGGTCGACGGCTCGGTCACCCTCGACGGCGAGGAGATCTACAGCGACGGCGTGAACCTCGTGGAGCTCCGCAAGCGCGTCGGGATGGTGTTCCAGGAGCCGAACCCGTTCCCGAAGTCGATCCGGGACAACATCTCCTACGGCCCGCGGAAACACGGCGATCTCGACACCGGGCTGCTCGCCCGCCTGCTCGGCCGCGACGGCGCCGAGGCGGAGGACGAACTCGTCGAGCGTGCGCTCCGCCGGGCCGCACTCTGGGACGAGGTGAACGAGCGCCTCGACGACAACGCGCTCGGGCTCTCCGGCGGCCAGCAACAGCGGCTCTGCATCGCGCGCTGTCTCGCGGTCGACCCCGACGTGATCCTGATGGACGAGCCCGCGAGCGCGCTCGACCCCATCGCGACCGCGAAGATCGAGGACCTGATCGAGGAGCTCGCCCAGGAGTACGCGGTCGTTGTCGTCACGCACAACATGCAACAGGCCGCCCGCATCAGCGACCAGACCGCGGTGTTCCTGACCGGCGGGGAGCTCGTCGAGTACGGCGGGACCGACCAGATATTCGAGAACCCGCAGAGTCAGCGGGTCGAGGACTACATCACCGGCAAGTTCGGCTGA
- a CDS encoding AbrB/MazE/SpoVT family DNA-binding domain-containing protein, with amino-acid sequence METRKVQQVGGGTYTVSIPISWAEEHEIQAGGTAYLYTHCDGSLVVRWGEREEGTLGAVDVDLDGRHDGAVATRTLNAAYTTGFERITLHTTDAAQREAIRDRARTLVGVDVAEESDEHVEVGWLLDASGLSIDQSVRQLRFVAGSMFDAALATFAGATAEAGYITDRTEETDRLARLVERQFTRAMVLFEELDRLDATRPQLFAQYRATRELERVAADAAEIGRAVRQSGPAASTELAEEIQTVGDEVHEAVEAAADTVTDGGSTATAHEALDRAGAATEEARRLHRTVATEEPPSAVLFTRVLDGVLRIAGHAKAIGEVALERAVRP; translated from the coding sequence ATGGAGACGAGGAAAGTCCAGCAGGTCGGCGGCGGCACGTACACCGTCTCGATCCCCATCTCGTGGGCCGAGGAGCACGAGATCCAGGCGGGCGGGACCGCGTACCTCTACACCCACTGCGACGGCTCGCTCGTCGTTCGCTGGGGCGAGCGCGAGGAGGGCACGCTCGGCGCGGTCGATGTCGACCTCGACGGCCGGCACGACGGCGCCGTCGCCACGCGGACGCTGAACGCGGCGTACACCACCGGTTTCGAGCGTATCACCCTCCACACGACCGACGCTGCCCAGCGCGAGGCGATCAGGGATCGAGCCCGGACGCTGGTCGGCGTCGACGTGGCCGAGGAGTCGGACGAGCACGTCGAGGTCGGGTGGCTGCTTGACGCGAGCGGGCTCTCGATCGATCAGTCGGTCCGCCAGCTCCGGTTCGTCGCCGGCTCGATGTTCGACGCCGCGCTGGCGACGTTCGCGGGCGCGACCGCCGAGGCGGGGTACATCACCGACCGCACCGAGGAGACCGACCGACTGGCCCGGCTGGTCGAGCGGCAGTTCACCCGCGCAATGGTGCTGTTCGAGGAGCTCGACCGGCTGGACGCGACGCGCCCACAGCTGTTCGCGCAGTACCGTGCCACGCGCGAACTCGAACGCGTCGCGGCCGACGCCGCCGAGATCGGGCGTGCCGTCCGCCAGTCCGGGCCCGCTGCGTCGACCGAACTCGCCGAGGAGATCCAGACCGTCGGCGACGAAGTCCACGAGGCAGTCGAAGCGGCGGCGGACACTGTCACCGACGGGGGGTCGACCGCGACGGCACACGAGGCGCTGGACCGAGCCGGCGCTGCCACCGAGGAGGCACGACGGCTCCACCGGACGGTCGCGACGGAGGAGCCGCCCTCAGCTGTCCTGTTCACCCGCGTCCTCGACGGCGTGCTTCGTATCGCGGGCCACGCCAAGGCGATCGGTGAGGTCGCACTCGAACGCGCGGTTCGACCGTAG
- a CDS encoding DUF309 domain-containing protein, which translates to MDAHLRAGVAVYNEGEYHGAHDAWEELWLGLETGTDDERLLHGLIQFTAAVFHARNGNWAGAVGLADSGRGYLRGLPGAYRGVNVETARSYLAALETDPERIERARPPALRVDGEALLYDDLPFDAAVVAAGVLASEYGYDESRREGAAAFARENLAAGETTFETLVLEFLRDQAGQ; encoded by the coding sequence ATGGACGCCCACCTGCGGGCCGGCGTCGCGGTCTACAACGAGGGCGAGTACCACGGCGCACACGACGCCTGGGAGGAGCTGTGGCTGGGGCTGGAGACGGGCACCGACGACGAGCGACTGCTCCACGGCCTCATCCAGTTTACGGCGGCGGTGTTTCACGCGCGGAACGGTAACTGGGCCGGTGCGGTCGGGCTGGCTGACAGTGGACGGGGGTATCTCCGGGGCCTCCCCGGGGCGTATCGGGGCGTCAACGTCGAAACTGCGCGCTCGTACCTCGCAGCGCTCGAAACCGACCCGGAGCGGATCGAACGGGCACGACCGCCGGCGCTCCGCGTCGACGGCGAGGCACTGCTGTACGACGATCTCCCGTTCGACGCGGCCGTGGTCGCCGCCGGCGTGCTCGCTTCGGAGTACGGGTACGACGAGTCGCGCCGAGAAGGGGCCGCAGCCTTCGCCCGGGAGAACCTTGCTGCCGGTGAAACGACCTTCGAGACGCTCGTGCTGGAGTTCCTCCGAGACCAAGCGGGGCAGTGA
- a CDS encoding alanine--glyoxylate aminotransferase family protein has protein sequence MREDFLLLNPGPVPMSPEAREAMSEPMVSHRSAAFEAVYERAQDGLEYVFERSTPSEERTARGGEALILNGTATMGMEAAVANLVDAVDELVAVVNGKFGRRFKRIAERHCEVTPVEFDWGDPVDVDAVADAVTDETEVVTVVHNETSTGLINPVPEIGEIADEHGARYVVDGVTSIGGDEFRLDDWGVDIAVTDGQKALAAPPGVSALYVADGVDVHVDGESAPFYQDLDWHSRKAGQHQTPFTSAVPLFRGLAVAVEEIEAEGMGPRIKRHRRQSTAFREAMWAMGLSSFPDLNAESSYSNTLTAIELPEGAREEDSDAFFDAVQDRGVSISGGQAHLGGEIFRVSNMGNLSTEQLLRGIRAIGEAFREVGVDVDLEAGIETAEYELRD, from the coding sequence ATGCGAGAGGACTTCCTGCTTCTCAACCCCGGTCCGGTGCCGATGAGCCCCGAGGCGCGCGAGGCGATGAGCGAGCCGATGGTCTCCCACCGGTCGGCGGCGTTCGAGGCGGTGTACGAGCGCGCACAGGACGGGCTCGAGTACGTGTTCGAGCGATCGACGCCGAGCGAGGAGCGAACCGCCCGCGGCGGCGAGGCGCTGATCCTCAACGGCACCGCGACGATGGGGATGGAGGCCGCCGTCGCGAACCTCGTCGACGCCGTCGACGAACTCGTCGCCGTCGTCAACGGGAAGTTCGGCCGGCGGTTCAAACGCATCGCCGAGCGCCACTGCGAGGTGACGCCCGTCGAGTTCGACTGGGGCGACCCCGTCGACGTCGACGCCGTCGCCGACGCGGTGACCGACGAAACCGAGGTCGTGACGGTCGTCCACAACGAGACCAGCACCGGGCTGATCAACCCCGTCCCCGAGATCGGAGAGATCGCCGACGAGCACGGCGCTCGCTACGTCGTCGACGGCGTCACCTCGATCGGCGGCGACGAGTTCCGGCTCGACGACTGGGGCGTCGACATCGCGGTCACGGACGGCCAGAAGGCGCTCGCGGCGCCGCCGGGGGTCTCCGCGCTGTACGTCGCCGACGGCGTCGACGTCCACGTCGACGGCGAGTCGGCACCGTTCTACCAGGATCTGGACTGGCACAGCCGGAAGGCGGGCCAGCACCAGACGCCGTTCACCAGCGCGGTGCCGCTGTTCCGCGGCCTCGCGGTCGCGGTCGAGGAGATCGAGGCCGAGGGGATGGGGCCGCGGATCAAGCGCCACCGCCGACAGTCGACCGCGTTCCGCGAGGCGATGTGGGCGATGGGGCTTTCGTCGTTCCCGGACCTGAACGCCGAGAGCAGCTACTCCAACACGCTGACGGCGATCGAACTTCCCGAGGGCGCCCGCGAGGAGGACAGCGACGCGTTCTTCGACGCGGTCCAGGACCGCGGGGTGTCGATCTCCGGCGGACAGGCCCACCTCGGTGGCGAGATCTTCCGAGTGAGCAACATGGGGAACCTCTCGACCGAACAGCTCCTGCGCGGGATCAGAGCGATCGGCGAGGCGTTCCGGGAGGTCGGCGTCGACGTAGATCTCGAGGCGGGAATCGAGACCGCCGAGTACGAACTGCGGGACTGA
- the serB gene encoding phosphoserine phosphatase SerB — translation MTLVAFDFDGTLSEAEMLVALGERYGVAETIGDITARAMRGELSYAESLRERAAMLEGLPEHEAAAAYEETALRQGAADVLERLNDAGHTTAILTGGFTPGVEAALERDGASVDRIVANELPVADGELTGEVEGPLIEGTKDEALDELCQEYGVDLANTVAVGDGANDLPMLQAAGHAVGFEPKDAVEPHCDDVVTTMDALERLFERTGLLD, via the coding sequence ATGACATTGGTCGCCTTCGACTTCGACGGCACGCTCTCCGAGGCGGAGATGCTGGTGGCACTGGGCGAACGCTACGGCGTCGCCGAGACGATCGGCGACATCACCGCCCGCGCGATGCGCGGGGAGCTCTCCTACGCCGAGAGCCTCCGCGAGCGCGCGGCGATGCTCGAGGGGCTGCCCGAACACGAGGCCGCGGCGGCGTACGAGGAGACCGCGCTCCGGCAGGGGGCCGCCGACGTGCTCGAGCGGTTGAACGACGCCGGCCACACGACCGCGATCCTCACCGGCGGGTTCACCCCCGGCGTGGAGGCGGCACTCGAACGCGACGGCGCGAGCGTCGACCGGATCGTCGCCAACGAACTCCCGGTCGCGGACGGCGAACTCACCGGCGAGGTCGAGGGGCCGCTGATCGAGGGAACCAAAGACGAGGCACTGGATGAGCTCTGCCAGGAGTACGGGGTCGACCTCGCGAACACGGTCGCGGTCGGCGACGGCGCGAACGACCTGCCGATGCTGCAGGCGGCCGGCCACGCGGTCGGGTTCGAGCCGAAGGACGCCGTCGAACCCCACTGCGACGACGTGGTGACGACGATGGACGCGCTCGAGAGGCTGTTCGAGCGGACGGGGCTGCTGGACTGA
- a CDS encoding PQQ-binding-like beta-propeller repeat protein, whose product MSLHSRRAFLTALGTAAVASTAGCAGGIPGEDWPTTADGTTDPLPGERDGWPQYRRDAGHSGFVPAQRFDDPSEDWRVETPGGLASPAVVGDSVFVHGISGSDDEGPTVRSLAAVDGTERWRRRLPLLGSGYSGATPTVYRGSVYVGGLDGLYAIDARDGSRRWAYETGSSVNEAAVGVDGRVFATNGSELFAFDERGNRQWTYQNGDDRATFAAPALAGERLVHTTTVVDSVVGFDPAVNGPVSEWLYEDGSGFHEIVAAGDTAYVTGDEHLHAIDPDPGERRWRAPVAASATPATDGDRVYLTTESDTLVALAAGDGERLWEAMLADEEGVSLRTPPLVTERSVVVTTERTQGDAGITTYAVDRRSGEVQWRVEHDARVADGAVAVGGRLYVAMYDARSEMGTLLALRD is encoded by the coding sequence GTGTCCCTCCACTCGCGCAGAGCGTTCCTGACGGCCCTCGGTACTGCGGCGGTCGCATCGACGGCCGGCTGTGCTGGCGGAATCCCGGGCGAGGACTGGCCGACGACCGCCGACGGCACGACCGACCCCCTTCCGGGCGAGCGCGACGGCTGGCCCCAGTACCGCCGGGACGCGGGCCACAGTGGGTTCGTCCCGGCACAACGCTTCGACGATCCGAGCGAGGACTGGCGCGTCGAGACGCCCGGCGGGCTGGCGTCGCCGGCGGTCGTCGGCGACAGCGTGTTCGTCCACGGGATCTCCGGATCGGACGACGAGGGGCCGACGGTCCGGTCGCTCGCGGCCGTCGACGGGACCGAACGCTGGCGGCGTCGACTGCCGTTACTCGGCAGCGGCTACTCGGGCGCCACACCCACCGTCTACCGGGGATCGGTGTACGTTGGGGGCCTCGACGGACTCTACGCGATCGACGCACGGGACGGGAGCCGGCGCTGGGCGTACGAGACGGGCAGCTCGGTCAACGAGGCAGCCGTCGGCGTCGACGGGCGCGTGTTCGCAACCAACGGAAGCGAACTGTTCGCCTTCGACGAGCGCGGGAACCGACAGTGGACCTATCAGAACGGCGATGACCGGGCAACGTTCGCCGCGCCGGCGCTCGCGGGGGAGCGTCTCGTCCACACGACGACGGTGGTCGACTCCGTCGTCGGCTTCGATCCGGCGGTGAACGGCCCCGTCTCCGAGTGGCTCTACGAGGACGGCTCCGGATTCCACGAGATCGTCGCCGCCGGAGACACTGCCTACGTCACGGGGGACGAACACCTCCACGCGATCGACCCCGACCCGGGAGAACGGCGCTGGCGGGCGCCGGTAGCCGCCTCGGCGACGCCGGCGACCGACGGCGACCGCGTCTATCTCACGACCGAGTCGGACACCCTGGTCGCGCTCGCGGCCGGTGACGGGGAGCGGCTGTGGGAGGCGATGCTGGCCGACGAGGAGGGAGTCTCCCTCCGGACGCCGCCGCTGGTGACCGAGCGGTCGGTCGTCGTCACCACCGAACGAACACAGGGCGACGCGGGGATTACCACCTACGCGGTGGACCGCCGCAGCGGCGAGGTACAGTGGCGCGTCGAGCACGACGCACGCGTCGCGGACGGTGCCGTCGCCGTCGGTGGGCGGTTGTACGTCGCGATGTACGACGCCAGGAGCGAGATGGGGACGCTGCTCGCGCTTCGGGACTGA
- the serA gene encoding phosphoglycerate dehydrogenase produces MKVLITDPIADAGIERLRETGHEVVTAYDVAGTALLDAVSDADALIVRSGTDVTEELFAAAPDLQIVGRAGIGVDNIDIDAATEHGVIVANAPEGNVRAAAEHTVGMTFATARSIPQAHGRMVEGAWAKGEFLGTELNGKTLGIVGLGRVGQEAAKRLGALGMELVAYDPYISEERAEQIGAELVELDECIDRAEFLTVHVPLTDETEGLIGEEELAQLEDGYVINVARGGVVDEAALADAVEDGVVAGAALDVFADEPLPEGSRLREVEDIVLTPHLGASTAEAQEHVATATADQVLAAFASEPVMNALNAPSVDESAFPRIEPYIGLAETAGRVAAELFDGRIEEIEVSYAGEIAEEDVELVTASAQQGAFAPLEWQVNAVNAPRVAAERGVDVTETKTRSSEDFRSLLTVTVGDGETELAVSGTLFTGEEPRLVSIDGYRVDALPHGHMLVARNEDAPGVIGLIGTVLGEHGVNIAGMYNARETIGGEALTVYSLDNAVPDEAIEELVADDRIMDVQEIDLTN; encoded by the coding sequence GTGAAGGTACTCATCACGGACCCGATCGCGGACGCCGGGATCGAACGGCTCCGCGAGACGGGCCACGAGGTGGTCACCGCCTACGACGTCGCCGGAACCGCGCTGCTCGACGCCGTCTCGGACGCCGACGCGTTGATCGTGCGCTCCGGCACCGACGTGACCGAGGAGCTGTTCGCGGCCGCACCCGACCTCCAGATCGTCGGCCGCGCCGGCATCGGCGTCGACAACATCGACATCGACGCCGCCACGGAACACGGCGTGATCGTCGCCAACGCGCCGGAGGGGAACGTCCGCGCGGCCGCCGAGCACACCGTCGGGATGACGTTCGCGACCGCGCGATCGATCCCGCAGGCCCACGGCCGCATGGTCGAGGGGGCGTGGGCGAAAGGGGAGTTCCTCGGCACCGAACTCAACGGGAAGACGCTCGGCATCGTCGGCCTCGGGCGCGTCGGGCAGGAGGCCGCCAAACGACTGGGCGCGCTGGGGATGGAACTGGTCGCGTACGACCCCTATATCAGCGAGGAGCGCGCCGAGCAGATCGGCGCCGAACTGGTCGAACTCGACGAGTGTATCGACCGCGCGGAGTTCCTCACCGTCCACGTCCCGCTGACCGACGAGACGGAGGGGCTGATCGGCGAGGAGGAACTCGCCCAACTGGAGGACGGCTACGTGATCAACGTCGCCCGTGGCGGCGTCGTCGACGAGGCCGCACTGGCCGACGCGGTCGAGGACGGCGTCGTCGCCGGCGCGGCGCTGGACGTGTTCGCCGACGAGCCGCTTCCGGAGGGGTCGCGCCTGCGCGAGGTCGAGGATATCGTCCTCACCCCGCACCTCGGCGCGTCGACGGCGGAAGCCCAGGAGCACGTCGCCACCGCCACCGCTGACCAGGTGCTCGCGGCGTTCGCGAGCGAACCGGTGATGAACGCGCTGAACGCTCCCTCGGTGGACGAGAGCGCGTTCCCCCGGATCGAGCCGTACATCGGGCTCGCGGAGACCGCCGGCCGCGTCGCCGCGGAGCTGTTCGACGGCCGGATCGAGGAGATCGAGGTGAGCTACGCCGGCGAGATCGCCGAGGAGGACGTGGAGCTGGTCACCGCCAGCGCCCAACAGGGTGCGTTCGCGCCGCTGGAGTGGCAGGTCAACGCGGTCAACGCCCCCCGTGTCGCGGCGGAGCGCGGCGTCGACGTGACCGAGACCAAGACCCGTTCTTCGGAGGACTTCCGGAGCCTCCTGACGGTCACCGTGGGTGACGGCGAGACGGAGCTCGCGGTCTCCGGAACGCTGTTCACCGGCGAGGAGCCGCGGCTGGTCTCCATCGACGGCTACCGCGTCGACGCGCTGCCCCACGGCCACATGCTGGTCGCGCGCAACGAGGACGCGCCGGGTGTGATCGGCCTGATCGGCACCGTGCTCGGCGAGCACGGCGTCAACATCGCGGGGATGTACAACGCCCGCGAGACGATCGGCGGCGAGGCGCTGACGGTGTACAGCCTCGACAACGCGGTGCCCGACGAGGCGATCGAGGAACTGGTCGCGGACGACCGGATCATGGACGTCCAGGAGATCGACCTCACGAACTGA
- a CDS encoding histidine kinase N-terminal 7TM domain-containing protein has protein sequence MQFTAEVGLSAATALLTASVAAFLLARRDSKTSRSLVAFNLAVAIWTGGNALQLAATTLSAKLVWVNVQYVGIALLPVSIFAFAVALSGDDDRVSRTHLGLLAAPLVVLVLLSWTNAAHGLVRTSVDLAVVDGVVRLQRTFGPVFWLGWVYSNLLNLTATALVLRTVVYADRILERRVLALLIGPLVPWLAQLLYLMEASPIEPELFFSVTGVAFAYAVVTWDEIEPAQGRDAVLELLEEGVVVVGNDGRVVDLNSAARRLLGLGDDPAVGEPVDRVLDATPELLERFRADESAEDLVVDAGGTRRHLDVRFASFDAGIGRPDRVIVLVDVSALRERERALERQNDRLESFASIVSHDLRNPLNVAQGRVELARAEHDTEHLAIAQRAHERMATLIDDILTLAREGRSVETVEPVDIGDVSRAAWEVVETPGATLEVDTDREIRADNSRLRQLFENLFRNSVEHGSTGNRTPQASGDSVEHGSTGSRAEPDDSVEHGPTDSRTESDDPVDHNEPGVTVRVGGTADGFYVADDGKGIPESDRDRVFEAGYTTDDEGTGLGLNIVEEIVAAHGWSITVREGDDGGTRFDVNGVETAPGDDAEST, from the coding sequence ATGCAGTTCACGGCCGAAGTCGGGCTCTCAGCCGCGACGGCGCTGCTCACGGCATCGGTCGCGGCGTTCCTGCTCGCTCGGCGCGACTCCAAGACCAGCCGGTCGCTCGTCGCGTTCAACCTCGCGGTCGCGATCTGGACTGGCGGGAACGCGCTCCAGCTCGCGGCGACGACGCTGTCGGCCAAGCTGGTCTGGGTCAACGTTCAGTACGTCGGGATCGCCCTGCTGCCGGTCTCGATCTTCGCGTTCGCGGTCGCGCTGTCGGGCGACGACGACCGCGTCAGCCGAACGCACCTGGGACTGCTCGCGGCGCCGCTCGTGGTGCTCGTCCTGCTGTCCTGGACCAACGCCGCCCACGGGCTGGTCCGCACCAGCGTCGACCTCGCGGTCGTCGACGGCGTGGTCCGCCTCCAGCGGACGTTCGGTCCCGTGTTCTGGCTCGGCTGGGTGTACAGCAACCTCCTGAACCTCACCGCGACGGCGCTCGTGCTCCGCACCGTCGTCTACGCCGACCGGATCCTGGAGCGCCGAGTGCTGGCGCTGCTGATCGGCCCGCTCGTCCCGTGGCTGGCACAGCTCCTCTACCTGATGGAGGCCAGCCCTATCGAGCCCGAACTGTTCTTCTCGGTCACGGGTGTGGCGTTCGCCTACGCGGTGGTGACCTGGGACGAGATCGAACCCGCCCAGGGACGGGACGCCGTGCTCGAACTGCTCGAGGAAGGAGTCGTCGTCGTGGGGAACGACGGGCGGGTCGTCGACCTCAACAGCGCTGCCCGACGGCTGCTCGGCCTCGGGGACGACCCGGCCGTCGGCGAGCCCGTCGACCGCGTCCTCGACGCCACCCCCGAACTGCTCGAACGGTTCCGGGCCGACGAGTCGGCGGAGGATCTCGTCGTCGACGCCGGCGGAACACGGCGGCACCTGGACGTGCGGTTCGCCTCGTTCGACGCCGGGATCGGCCGCCCCGACCGAGTGATCGTGCTCGTGGACGTCTCGGCGCTCCGGGAGCGCGAGCGCGCCCTCGAGCGACAGAACGACCGGCTGGAGTCGTTCGCCAGCATCGTCAGCCACGATCTCCGGAACCCGCTCAACGTGGCCCAGGGGCGCGTCGAACTGGCCCGGGCCGAACACGACACCGAACATCTGGCGATCGCCCAGCGGGCACACGAGCGCATGGCGACGCTGATCGACGACATCCTGACGCTCGCCCGCGAGGGGCGGTCGGTCGAGACGGTCGAGCCCGTCGACATCGGTGACGTCAGCCGGGCCGCGTGGGAGGTCGTGGAGACGCCCGGGGCGACACTCGAGGTCGACACCGACCGCGAGATCCGGGCCGACAACAGCCGACTCCGGCAGCTGTTCGAGAACCTCTTTCGGAACAGTGTGGAACACGGTTCCACAGGCAACCGGACGCCGCAGGCGTCCGGTGACAGCGTGGAGCATGGCTCCACTGGCAGTCGGGCAGAGCCCGACGACAGCGTGGAACACGGTCCCACGGACAGTCGGACGGAGTCCGACGACCCGGTCGACCACAACGAGCCGGGCGTCACCGTCCGCGTCGGCGGGACGGCGGACGGGTTCTACGTCGCCGACGACGGGAAGGGGATCCCTGAGTCCGACCGCGATCGCGTCTTCGAGGCGGGGTACACGACCGACGACGAGGGGACGGGGCTCGGGCTCAACATCGTCGAGGAGATCGTCGCTGCACACGGCTGGTCGATCACGGTTCGGGAGGGCGACGACGGGGGCACTCGGTTCGACGTCAACGGCGTCGAGACGGCGCCGGGCGACGACGCCGAGTCCACGTAG